One Vanacampus margaritifer isolate UIUO_Vmar chromosome 20, RoL_Vmar_1.0, whole genome shotgun sequence DNA window includes the following coding sequences:
- the LOC144040434 gene encoding uncharacterized protein LOC144040434 isoform X1 yields MSVMRPQRAKVKPKEEVAYFSSLGKDKDGFTIKYINSFKGRGVFSSCSFQKGVFPTEYRGEVISKQERENRLRVYHDAQKVFMFEFHYNGKTLWFPLKHNLMKTPLSQTAPKLTRFQLTHNLKTYSSCHRPS; encoded by the exons atgtcagtcatgaggccacagagggcaaaagttaaacccaaagaagaggtagcatatttttcatccttaggtaaagacaaggatggcttcaccataaaatatattaattcattcaaag gtcgaggagtgttcagttcctgctcctttcagaagggagtctttcctactgaatatcgaggagaagttataagcaaacaggaacgtgaaaacaggctgagagtgtatcatgatgcccagaaggttttcatgtttgaatttcactacaatggaaaaacactatg gtttccactgaagcacaacctgatgaagacaccgctatcacagactgcgccaaagttgaccag gtttcaactgacgcacaacctgaagacatacagtagctgtcacagaccaagttga
- the LOC144040434 gene encoding N-lysine methyltransferase KMT5A-A-like isoform X2 produces the protein MSVMRPQRAKVKPKEEVAYFSSLGKDKDGFTIKYINSFKGRGVFSSCSFQKGVFPTEYRGEVISKQERENRLRVYHDAQKVFMFEFHYNGKTLWFPLKHNLMKTPLSQTAPKLTRFQLTHNLKT, from the exons atgtcagtcatgaggccacagagggcaaaagttaaacccaaagaagaggtagcatatttttcatccttaggtaaagacaaggatggcttcaccataaaatatattaattcattcaaag gtcgaggagtgttcagttcctgctcctttcagaagggagtctttcctactgaatatcgaggagaagttataagcaaacaggaacgtgaaaacaggctgagagtgtatcatgatgcccagaaggttttcatgtttgaatttcactacaatggaaaaacactatg gtttccactgaagcacaacctgatgaagacaccgctatcacagactgcgccaaagttgaccag gtttcaactgacgcacaacctgaagacatag